GTTCAAGTCTTAAGGAAGAAATTTTGCCACTTCTAAGCATTGCTGAATATCTTGGTCCGAGGTTTACTCTTCTTCCGCTTAGCACCACTCCTGCTTCTGCCAAAGCAACATGGTTTTGAATAAAAGTGCTATAAGGAACACAATCGCCATCAATAAAAATCAAGTATTCGCCCTCACTGGCGATAATCCCGTTGTTTAAAGAACGCGTTTTGCGAATACCCAAATCTTCCTGTGTTGTGTGTTTAACCCTAAGTCCCTGAATGCTTTTTATATACTTCTCCATGGCTTCATTTTGCCCATCTTCTGCAACCACCACTTCAAAATTTTTATAGGTCTGCTGTTTTAAAGCCTCAACAATGAGGCTTAACGCTTGCACATCTTTGTATACAGCAACAACAACACTGACTCTCATTTCAATACCCAATTTACAGATTGTAGCGTAGCAATATACTCGCGCACACTTCGCTTAGCACTCCATCCAAGGGCTTCTGTTTTATCAGTAACCACATCAGCGCTCATGCGATTTCCTTGTCTCTGGGGTAGCATTTCTATTGGGCCGCCAAACATTTGAGCGATTTCAAGAACACTATAGCTCTCAGGACTGCCAATACCAAACTCATCCCCATAGCCATGTTCGCCAACCAAGACAAGACCATCAACAATGTCATCAATATGGGTAAAGTTTCTTTTTTGAGCGCCAGGGCTTACCACGGTGAGGCTTTCCCCTTTGCGCATTTTTTCTGCAAAAAGAGCGATTAGAGTAGCATATTTGCCCGTGGCAATTTCTCGCTTTCCATAAACATTATAAAAGTAGACGATGGCATAGGGAATATTAAACCATTTTCCATAATTCTCAACCAATTCTGTGTTGGAAGCCTTTGTCCATGCATAAGGACTCTGACTTCTCCCCAGCCCCCCATCTCCAAATTTTGTACTGCTTCCCGCATAAATCAACTTTGCACCCGTTTTGCGCACAAACTCTAAAATACTAAAAATTCCATCCTTATTGAATCTCCACACCGTTTCTATGTCATCAAAACTTTGCTCTACGCGCGAATACTCTCCCAAATGATAAATCACGTCAGGTGCAAAATCAATAAGTTCAGAAACTTCCGCGGTGCTCCCTTTGATGTATTTCACTCCCTCTATATGGTTTTTCTCGCTACCCGTAAAATAGTTATCTAGAGAATAAACTTCATTTTTTTCATTTTCAACAAGTCTTTCACATAAATTTGAGCCAATAAACCCTGCGCCACCTGTTACAAGAATTCTTCTTTTCATTATTTTCCCATCTCTTTAATTTTTTTAAAAATATACGCCACCCTTTTTGTGTCCGTATGACAAGCAAGAAGCTTTTGATGCCCTTGCTTTGCTATTGATTCGCGCTTTTCCTCATGCTTCAGATAGTACTCTCCCAACTCCAACAAGTCAGATAAGTCATCTTGCGCAAAAACAATCTCTTTTTCATTTTCAAAATTATCAGGAATTACAATCCCTGGTTTTTGGCTTAGCATAAAACTCCCTACCGCAGGAACTTCCCAGTAGCGCATGGTATCCCATCCGCCGCCCCTTAAGTTGAGCACAACTTTACATGCTGCCAATTCTTGCAAATAAAACTCCCCTTTGCGCTTGTACTTACTCATTTTCTGATTTTTATATGTTCCGTTTTCCCTGCAATCAAAAACATTTTCAAGCATTTCCAAAGCCTTAGAGCGCACAGGGTCGGACTCCACTGCCCAAAAAGAGAAATCATACTTTTTCAGGGGTCCGATATCAGGAAGTCTGTCTAAATTAAAACTCATTGGAAGTGGAAACACATTAGCAGCATACTCTCCACCAATCAAGTATTCTCGTTTAAAAATGATATCAAATGGGCGTTTCTGGATTGCCTGTTCGTACAGCTCAGGTCTTCCGTATGTCGTTAAGTCCACGCCCACCTTATTTCCATCGCCACCGTCTATAAATACAACAGGAGTAGAGGCTGGAATTTTGTCCACAACTTCCAAGTACGTTTCAAAGGCTTCCACTTTGCATGCGCCAACAAACACATAGTCAACCGCCTTAAAGTCAACACTTCTAAACAGGGTTTGAAAAAAAGAGTGTTTCATGTAGCCATTGTTTTTTGGGTATTTTTTATAGGGAATGTGAAATTTTTTATTCCATTTATAATCTATGACATTGCTTAAACCAAACTCTTTCACAAGCCCGCTATAGGTTAAATCCTGAACATAATCAAAAGATGGAGTATTGATATAGAGTATTTTCATTTTTCTTTTCCCTGATAGTTTTTTAGCATTCCCCTGACTTCCCTAAACTGCTTCACCGCATCAAAACAAGCTTTTGCGCGCATTTGGCCCCCTTGGGCCAACTTGCTTCGCAGCTCCCCATCTCCCAAGACCATTGCCAGCTTCTTTGCCAAATCTTCCGCGCTCATGGGCTCAAATAACACTCCGCTCACCCCATCTTCGATGATCTCTTGGGGTCCTCCGCTGTTGCTTCCAAGCACACTCACGCCCGCATGCATCGCCTCCACGAGCACCAGCCCAAACGTCTCTTTTTCAGTGGCAAGCACCACACAATCACATGCTTGCATTAGCGCGCCAACTTCATGGCTAAACCCCACAAATACGTCTTTGCAAAAACGCTCTTGGAGTTTTTTCTCATAAGCCTTATCCATCGCCCCGCCGACCACGAGAGTCTTGACCTCCAGCCCTTGTTGGCGCAAGCGCTCTGCCGCCTCAAGTACCACATGCTGCCCTTTGGCTGGCTCAATGCGCCCAAAAATACCTACCACAAAGCCCCCATCAAGACCATAAGCGCGCCGCAACTCCATCGCCGCTTCAGGCGTCAACATCTGCGGCGTCTCTACGCCGATGTACGAAGTAAAAACCTTTGGTCGTACCGACTGGGGCACAAAAGCCTCAATCTGCTCATGCACGCGCTTGGTCACCGCAATCATCCCATCAATATATCGGTACAAAAATCGGTGATACATATCATCTTTAAACCGTGTCATATGCATGTGTCTTGTTTGGATTATCTTTGGTTTTTGGTGAGAGAAAAGCTTTGCAAAAACAGCCACAGAAAGGTCTTTTGTCCAGTGTACATGTAAAACATCTGCTTTACATGTATCAATAATTTTAGCTAATGCAAAAGGATTTTTTCTGCCAATTTTCTCATATTTTAAGTCTTCTTCCTCAAGATATCCTGCTAACTTTGAATCTTTTGCTATAACCATACTTGTTTTAAAGTGCTTGGCACAACGCAATACATACAGCTCCAACCCCCCAAGGTCAGGGGAAAGACACACTTCTAAAATGCGTACATCTTCTTTACATGTACGCATGAGCATGCTCCCCTTTCCAGCGTTTGTGAAACCAAAACCACTCATCGGGCTTAGCACGGATGGCCTCTTCGGTGACACACGCTTGGGCTTGGGTGGCTTCCAAGATGTCTTTTTCCATATCCTCGGTCTTAGCCACTTCAATGGATGGGTAAAAAGTCAGGGTAAAATGCTGATGGTCAACTGTTGTCATAAACACGGGCACGATAAGTCCATTAACGCGCCTTGCAATAATGCTAGCCGCTGGCGTATGGCGCACTTTTTTTCCAAAAAAATCCACCAATACCCCAGTCTTGGAACCCGTACTTTGGTCTACAAGCAATCCCAAGTTTCTCCCTGCTTTGGCTGCTTTTAGCATGGGGCGCATCGCGCCGCGCTTGTCGATGAGTTCGATATCTAGCTGCTCTCTGTTGGAGCGCACGATTTCATTCATTGCGCGGGAGTCTAGCGGACGGCCAACACCACTTAGGGGTCCGTATTTTGCCGCCAACGCTAAAGGCACCAATTCCCAATTTCCATAATGGGCCGTCTGAAACACCAAAATTCTTCCTTGGGCAAGTGCCTCATTTAAAACACCCTCATTAACAAAGGTAACTTTGCTTAAAATCTCTTCTTTAGTACTGTTTTGGTTGCGGATGAAATCTGCCCCGTTGAGTGCAAGATTGCGGTAGCACGCCTTTAAAATCCGCTCTTTTTCAGCCTCGTCCATACTCTCCCCATAAGCCAAATCCAAATTGATACGAATGATACGTCGGTGTTTTTTATTTACCCACCTTACACCATCTGCCAAGACGTGCAACAAGGGTTTTAGTACCTCAAAGGGTACCCAGCGCACCAATGTCCTAAACCCATAAAAAAGTGCTAAATACATCTTATCCATGCAGCAGTTCCTTTGCCCTGGCCACAATGGTCTCAGGCGCAATCGTCTTTATACACATTTCGTGTTTATTTAAGCGTTTTGCATCAATTTTCTTACCGCAGTCTATTGTCACATTAACCGGCGTTGTGTAGGTATTGCGCGCGCTTGGCGTAGGCCCAAACAGGGTGATGCTAGGGCGATTTTGCGCCCAAGCTACGTGCGTAGGCCCGCTATCTGGCCCAATCACTAAAGCACATTGTTCCACCAAAGTCACAAGCTCAGGCAAGGAAAGTTTAGGCAAAACCTGCGCGTGCGTATGCCCCGCAATCCACTGGGCCATCTCTTCTTCTGCCGCAGTTCCCCAACACAACCACACCGAAGCACTCTCTAGCCTTTCGGCAACAAGGGCCATTTTTTCTTTAGGGTAAACCTTGCTGGGCCAGCTTGACCCTAACACAAGTAACACATTGGGGGGCGTTTGCTCAAGCGTTACATGTAAAGGGGATTTTGAGAAAAGGCAAGGGGCTTTGGTGTCAATGGCACGCCTGTCAAAAGGGAGTTTGAGTGCTTCGCAGACCAATTTTACATTGCGCACAATCACATTTTCCTCATAGGCCACCACTGCACGAACGTCATACAATAAACTCGCAGGCCACTCCCGAGTCGAACGCCCCGAAAATCCAGCCACGCATCTACCGCCAAGCGCCCTGCTCACCACGGCGGATTTGATTAATCCTTGCAAATCAATCACCATGTCGTAGTTTTCTCTTTTTAGTGCTCGCAAAACCTGCCATTGCCGCCATGCGTTTTTCACAGAACCTTTGGCTTTTTTAAGTGACACAGCATGTACTTGGCGCAAAAGTGGGTGGCCTTCTAGCAAAGGTGCAAACCGCTCCTCCACCACCCAATCAACCTGCACATCAGGAAAATGGGCATGGATAATTTGCAAGACAATACTCGCATGCACAATATCACCAAGGGCAGAAAGTTTCACTAGGGCGATTTTCATAAAATATCTTCTTTACATGTAAGCTTTGGGGTTTCAAAAGCCTTTATTTTACAAAACCCAAACAAAAAAAGATGTTAATCAATCACTCCAAGTGCCTCATGCAGCGACCCGACACTGGGGTAGTCTTCACTTTTCAAACCCACCAGCAAACATTTCTCAACCCTTGCATTCTTGCCCGCTTCCATGTCGCTAAGCTTATCGCCCACCATCCACGAACGCGCAGGGTCGATGCCAAACTCTTCAATGGCCTCTTTTAACATGCCAGGACGCGGCTTGCGGCATTCACATTTTTCTTCTGGCGCATGGGGACAGTGGTACACTTTGGCAATGGTGACGCCATTTTTTTGAAACTCTCCAAGCATCCATGCCGTTAATATTTCGTAAGCTTCTTGGGTGCAATACCCCCGCCCGATGCCTGATTGATTCGTCACAATGATGAGCAAATACCCCCGCGCCTCAAA
The DNA window shown above is from Sulfurospirillum tamanense and carries:
- a CDS encoding NAD-dependent epimerase/dehydratase family protein, which encodes MKRRILVTGGAGFIGSNLCERLVENEKNEVYSLDNYFTGSEKNHIEGVKYIKGSTAEVSELIDFAPDVIYHLGEYSRVEQSFDDIETVWRFNKDGIFSILEFVRKTGAKLIYAGSSTKFGDGGLGRSQSPYAWTKASNTELVENYGKWFNIPYAIVYFYNVYGKREIATGKYATLIALFAEKMRKGESLTVVSPGAQKRNFTHIDDIVDGLVLVGEHGYGDEFGIGSPESYSVLEIAQMFGGPIEMLPQRQGNRMSADVVTDKTEALGWSAKRSVREYIATLQSVNWVLK
- a CDS encoding glycosyltransferase family protein: MKILYINTPSFDYVQDLTYSGLVKEFGLSNVIDYKWNKKFHIPYKKYPKNNGYMKHSFFQTLFRSVDFKAVDYVFVGACKVEAFETYLEVVDKIPASTPVVFIDGGDGNKVGVDLTTYGRPELYEQAIQKRPFDIIFKREYLIGGEYAANVFPLPMSFNLDRLPDIGPLKKYDFSFWAVESDPVRSKALEMLENVFDCRENGTYKNQKMSKYKRKGEFYLQELAACKVVLNLRGGGWDTMRYWEVPAVGSFMLSQKPGIVIPDNFENEKEIVFAQDDLSDLLELGEYYLKHEEKRESIAKQGHQKLLACHTDTKRVAYIFKKIKEMGK
- a CDS encoding glycosyltransferase family 4 protein, translated to MRTCKEDVRILEVCLSPDLGGLELYVLRCAKHFKTSMVIAKDSKLAGYLEEEDLKYEKIGRKNPFALAKIIDTCKADVLHVHWTKDLSVAVFAKLFSHQKPKIIQTRHMHMTRFKDDMYHRFLYRYIDGMIAVTKRVHEQIEAFVPQSVRPKVFTSYIGVETPQMLTPEAAMELRRAYGLDGGFVVGIFGRIEPAKGQHVVLEAAERLRQQGLEVKTLVVGGAMDKAYEKKLQERFCKDVFVGFSHEVGALMQACDCVVLATEKETFGLVLVEAMHAGVSVLGSNSGGPQEIIEDGVSGVLFEPMSAEDLAKKLAMVLGDGELRSKLAQGGQMRAKACFDAVKQFREVRGMLKNYQGKEK
- a CDS encoding lipid A biosynthesis lauroyl acyltransferase — its product is MDKMYLALFYGFRTLVRWVPFEVLKPLLHVLADGVRWVNKKHRRIIRINLDLAYGESMDEAEKERILKACYRNLALNGADFIRNQNSTKEEILSKVTFVNEGVLNEALAQGRILVFQTAHYGNWELVPLALAAKYGPLSGVGRPLDSRAMNEIVRSNREQLDIELIDKRGAMRPMLKAAKAGRNLGLLVDQSTGSKTGVLVDFFGKKVRHTPAASIIARRVNGLIVPVFMTTVDHQHFTLTFYPSIEVAKTEDMEKDILEATQAQACVTEEAIRAKPDEWFWFHKRWKGEHAHAYM
- the waaC gene encoding lipopolysaccharide heptosyltransferase I; the protein is MKLSALGDIVHASIVLQIIHAHFPDVQVDWVVEERFAPLLEGHPLLRQVHAVSLKKAKGSVKNAWRQWQVLRALKRENYDMVIDLQGLIKSAVVSRALGGRCVAGFSGRSTREWPASLLYDVRAVVAYEENVIVRNVKLVCEALKLPFDRRAIDTKAPCLFSKSPLHVTLEQTPPNVLLVLGSSWPSKVYPKEKMALVAERLESASVWLCWGTAAEEEMAQWIAGHTHAQVLPKLSLPELVTLVEQCALVIGPDSGPTHVAWAQNRPSITLFGPTPSARNTYTTPVNVTIDCGKKIDAKRLNKHEMCIKTIAPETIVARAKELLHG
- the gmhB gene encoding D-glycero-beta-D-manno-heptose 1,7-bisphosphate 7-phosphatase, which produces MKKALFLDRDGVINEDKGYVSRIEDFAFCAGVFEALRTFEARGYLLIIVTNQSGIGRGYCTQEAYEILTAWMLGEFQKNGVTIAKVYHCPHAPEEKCECRKPRPGMLKEAIEEFGIDPARSWMVGDKLSDMEAGKNARVEKCLLVGLKSEDYPSVGSLHEALGVID